The Linepithema humile isolate Giens D197 chromosome 2, Lhum_UNIL_v1.0, whole genome shotgun sequence genome has a segment encoding these proteins:
- the nocte gene encoding protein PRRC2B isoform X9 produces the protein MSTLSGIVSKGEKGKSKFQSLDINSLYRVSRGESLEPHQQKNTLPRKHGMQSLGKVPSARRPPANLPSLKSETSSSDPAVSLVPSGGSGWATTKDSTPSTTTTTTVATSLDNTTTVSSTAQCAAGTTVSTSLHSLLPGQQNASQPPFLDQTNNKSSWSAIMSRSGDAVVGYAGLVGGAKGGRGALGLSFLAHQSPQFQHEFPSLSGQPSASVSTQSQTQQSSTTSNAISVAVHQSLLQQQPYSHNHSGGTPGSQQQSNRELNAQYGPGPSLRPQTEGSWIQGGSRTASGAAPATPAGPGNGNTPAGQGLPLNIPVSGGHTQEGPGGGRQNLGQSPNTGAGPGGQHNAVNNQGSAPAAGSNQIGPNLHHYRGLIPPFMYRSNFPGGFPSQFPPNSGSNSPRPRFNHPLDRFPPPQRGDRVAEEEILTRPIIKEEDLTRMDDISRDAGWAAHDDIDYNQKLAFSDDEADADPSKSDEKKEKEKKGDDNNMEEKEKRDNRDLKELRDPPHRPWTQPVNRDYRGSNGPSGGGYANQSQLHSVHSLRGVEDDETWSERRRIKSEVASVVERARQRKEEEEKRFQESTKQAAAKKLQDLEQKLKEKQAKHNKDDERAQSGEPKSLISIPPVPLPIPEWEREKENRERESRDRDRERSRTSSEGKDEKIIASGREARDGLRESRDQGLADFRQSDRQGFLRQQDTVRSERERERDRDRDQRDSRDREQPAFSRHFQNNLPPRFQKQQAERSSANFSRISPSAERSASQSVPFSQQYDPGRWLHNYNSLNSGMKQSMPPQRRNRNDSDTSAPLDDERPPSRDHRGGAPSSREDRYRHSSHRSYDSRKPGGYYDEYSRSFRDYEYDDRHPRDSWERERHFDDKERDPKENLDSRDGRDVKDPRPTSRDARDVRDVRDRDKEKKEYDYSKDSFDEREREQRERPESSEWRDERSIGQIEGRRDAPKEERSERPQRPDSRDSRASRESKTSLRDDDLHKLRDWVSEVSDYEEKKRDYHEETRERERDRDRRQPPGPVTKEKIEADELKNEKRSLTQLKRGSDLQEKKDQPKESSVEVKKDADAWNRKTPESRQIERCDNSPKAWADAISPTFEKEEEKLAEAAKDGKEGDEIKQSSLDKPALDKREEAVTEDAKEQQLKDEKREKNMRNRTSSGSSSRVRESRGGRQWGGTFSVYTRGWRGPESRGRRGGPRPAGKSGLSAKSGSYGHTDSENSADEVSGSTESGKEDKRSARSPKPSQKIEKDERNREVSRRDDKRSADYPQARSEKRAYDGKPSHEAFAPSGEPSRRGRGGFRIRNTATGSRMEGYGPPSSKSPFSSERNADEKHQQQNVGRQNPPTPTSEKETSLLQSAPVESLDDKIIAKQQALTAGITGRRNKSPSQQTQQSGKQEASQVAVPSQKAQIRKDDSRSKRTRSGSRRGRDSREARSRGSSSNVSKQPQSDVGNEDWETTSENSEEHIDDHKESRNSRNKHFGGRAIQATNQNAIGTNVHSRRSEQSANAREQREKNPKSSNPASRAPGAEKRNLQNAGFSAQKNHADSIPPLMQNAQIQNGGRSRSQSSTNSGAVTNKSSNKDSMVNRIDEIKLADPNLVNQALNELNKKSQTKDKKLMDSEIETSSCTEDAGNVAAEDKVDADGFQEVRSKKNVKESRHSQKEEAKPVKRDKEKERERDRSKTKSNGSQQVLQQVQNIPPLLGQNIPQPANIPQKQYDNRNSRNPRLAPRFQRLVKQQQQQMCVTDAGDMSKLNSAGNTYAKDSSNSPAPPPAVNAWDKPFTSQLRSNSPSAVPADIQLMSALTTQNDHSHEGNEANSGHSSQRNSPSGEKTGKNLKEALAEKNVSDVSSPPVQTLIFENTNYSKTTKTTGPTDLAVKSKFSNHIKTQQRAEKRADIEEDGSGQVQHQQQALSVAFSNKPNDLIKDKNQEPIQMPLSFNKNEDSADMKLDFTFDSDLSQLTDDKSKSLGMTRSMHIAGGQSTISPSTAELNLKIASVKKVWENAPPMPTVVEHEDGGGVVSSATSFPQAFESGDVDDSYSPHQQYSQNNMKSEITTSTNVCKLVPPQVKPQQQSSGSSGTQPGSTVPGPSPIGAGQSPIGHPPVSLQGPLSPPPFNSTGQPSHINYQEFPQYPGSQAAQYGGMSAIPSPPAVLFNTGSGQLPAQAGGLYGAFQLDQSRSPFTQYTPYAPSLQSSFSQQNVYLQQPPPPPPHAPNAPTPEMYQSNLSQYRITAAAAPPFGQNQQLSNNPNTVLISSSSNSLMSASVKPSSQPIGAIGTKAPHFQTPSAPQPNQLTYIPYDPNQVLSVSGSYMGNSQLVQRPGPNVQASANSYYSATSADVFPGSQTGFYQSGGATQQTGTHYGLQGFGQHSQSLATGSATPVGLQNYGPGFLSSSGLQIAAAAQQFRNPTGGLPGPGNAGPTFLSKHQPQEQPRQLKSPSGNQQDVLASVFSSTPQIPSPKSRNCKQQSSSQQPQPSPTQHHKYQQYQGVSQSALVSSYNNYVLQQNVRGMGMPPRAGIQPSQQRYPPPIQRPVVPFAPGPNNPSQQQPACMPTQQQQQAQINRHRPNLHQQQQQQQQRNMKMQQQYYSSQGNVKMDSTDKSDNHNDKMNDGPSGTQSGGNKSNVNQQDSDNNKEEVNQQNE, from the exons ACTGTCTCTTCAACAGCACAATGCGCAGCAGGGACCACTGTTTCAACATCCCTACACTCGTTATTACCGGGACAACAAAATGCATCACAACCTCCTTTTTTGGATCAAACAAACAACAAATCATCATGGAGCGCGATTATGAGCAGATCAGGAGACG CAGTGGTTGGTTACGCGGGGCTCGTGGGGGGCGCGAAAGGGGGAAGAGGTGCCCTTGGACTGAGTTTCCTCGCCCACCAGTCCCCGCAGTTCCAACACGAGTTTCCCAGTCTCAGTGGACAGCCCTCCGCCTCCGTCTCCACTCAGAGCCAGACTCAACAGTCCTCAACAACATCCAATGCAATTTCAGTCGCGGTTCACCAATCGTTGCTACAGCAACAGCCGTATTCCCACAACCACTCAG GTGGGACGCCGGGAAGTCAACAGCAATCAAATCGAGAATTAAATGCGCAATATGGTCCAGGGCCGAGCCTGCGTCCACAGA CGGAAGGAAGCTGGATTCAAGGTGGGAGTCGCACTGCAAGTGGCGCAGCGCCAGCAACACCGGCTGGTCCCGGAAATGGGAATACTCCGGCGGGCCAGGGCCTCCCTTTAAATATACCTGTTTCCGGAGGACACACCCAGGAGGGACCCGGTGGAGGGCGGCAGAACTTGGGCCAATCGCCCAACACGGGCGCGGGCCCGGGAGGCCAGCATAACGCCGTAAATAATCAAGGTTCTGCGCCTGCTGCCGGTTCAAATCAAATTGGGCCAAATTTGCATCACTACCGGGGACTTATCCCGCCGTTT ATGTATAGATCGAATTTTCCGGGTGGATTTCCTTCTCAATTTCCACCGAATTCCGGATCAAATAGCCCCCGACCTAGATTCAATCATCCTTTGGATCGATTTCCGCCTCCTCAACGCGGCGATCGTGTGGCTGAGGAAGAGATTCTGACTAGACCCATCATCAAGGAGGAAGATCTTACTCGTATGGATGATATTTCACGTGACGCCGGATGGGCCGCGCACGATGATATTGATTATAACCAAAAATTGGCCTTTAGCGACGATGAAGCCGATGCAGATCCATCGAAAAGCGAcgagaaaaaagagaaggagaaaaaggGCGATGATAATAACATGGAAGAGAAGGAGAAGCGAGACAACCGAGACTTGAAGGAGCTTCGGGATCCGCCACATCGTCCTTGGACTCAACCTGTGAATCGCGATTATCGCGGATCGAACGGTCCGAGTGGTGGCGGCTACGCCAATCAATCGCAATTGCACTCTGTGCACTCTTTGAGAG GTGTCGAAGATGATGAGACATGGAGCGAGAGACGTCGAATCAAGTCTGAAGTCGCGTCCGTTGTCGAACGTGCACGACAACGcaaggaggaagaggagaaacGTTTCCAGGAATCGACGAAACAAGCGGCAGCTAAGAAACTACAGGATTTGGAACAGAAACTGAAAGAGAAGCAGGCGAAGCATAATAAGGACGATGAACGTGCGCAATCCGGTGAGCCTAAAAGCTTGATCAGCATCCCGCCTGTGCCTCTTCCGATACCCGAATGGGAAAGGGAGAAGGAGAATCGGGAGCGAGAGAGCAGAGATCGAGATCGCGAACGATCCCGTACTTCGTCCGAAGGCAAAGATGAGAAGATCATCGCGTCCGGACGCGAGGCTCGCGATGGTCTTAGAGAAAGCCGCGATCAAGGACTGGCGGATTTCCGTCAGAGCGATCGGCAAGGTTTCTTACGTCAGCAAGACACAGTGCGCAGCGAGCGCGAAAGAGAGCGCGATCGTGATCGCGATCAAAGGGACTCGAGAGATCGCGAGCAGCCGGCGTTCTCCCGACACTTTCAGAATAACCTGCCGCCCAGGTTTCAAAAGCAGCAGGCGGAGCGGAGCAGTGCGAATTTTAGCCGAATTTCACCCAGCGCGGAAAGATCTGCTTCTCAGTCCGTTCCGTTCTCTCAGCAATATGATCCTGGTAGATGGCTTCACAATTACAATTCATTGA ATAGCGGTATGAAGCAGTCTATGCCGCCGCAACGTCGTAACAGGAACGATTCGGATACGTCGGCACCGTTAGACGACGAACGACCTCCGTCTCGAGATCATCGCGGTGGTGCACCGTCGTCAAGGGAGGATCGTTATCGCCACTCTTCGCATCGGTCTTACGACAGCCGTAAACCGGGTGGTTATTACGACGAATACAGCCGCAGTTTTAGAGATTACGAATACGACGATAGACACCCTCGCGATTCTTGGGAACGCGAGAGACACTTCGACGACAAGGAACGAGATCCGAAGGAGAATCTGGACTCGAGAGACGGTCGTGACGTCAAAGATCCTCGTCCCACCAGCCGTGACGCTCGGGATGTGAGAGACGTACGCGACCGCGACAAGGAAAAGAAGGAATACGATTACTCGAAG GACTCTTTCGACGAGCGAGAGCGCGAGCAACGGGAGCGCCCCGAGAGCTCGGAGTGGCGTGATGAACGCAGCATTGGACAAATTGAAGGTCGCCGGGATGCGCCGAAAGAAGAGCGCAGCGAACGCCCGCAGAGACCAGATTCGCGCGACAGTCGCGCTTCTAGAGAATCTAAAACGTCCCTGCGCGATGACGATCTGCATAAATTGCGTGATTGGGTAAGCGAGGTCTCGGATTACGAGGAGAAGAAACGAGACTACCACGAGGAAaccagagaaagagagcgagacaGAGATAGAAGGCAACCACCCGGTCCAGTAACGAAGGAGAAGATCGAAGCGGACGAACTGAAGAACGAGAAGCGCAGCCTGACTCAACTGAAGCGAGGTTCCGATCTTCAAGAGAAGAAGGATCAGCCGAAGGAAAGCTCCGTCGAGGTGAAGAAAGACGCGGATGCTTGGAACAGAAAGACTCCAGAGAGCAGGCAGATCGAGAGATGCGACAATTCGCCAAAGGCGTGGGCCGACGCGATATCGCCGACCTTTGAGAAGGAAGAGGAGAAATTGGCGGAAGCTGCTAAAGACGGCAAGGAAGGCGACGAGATCAAGCAGAGTTCTTTGGATAAGCCAGCTTTGGACAAGCGGGAGGAGGCCGTCACCGAGGATGCCAAGGAGCAGCAGCTCAAGGATGAGAAGCGCGAGAAGAATATGCGTAACAGAACGAGTAGCGGCTCCAGCTCCAGAGTCCGCGAATCCCGAGGCGGACGTCAATGGGGAGGAACTTTCAGTGTTTACACACGCGGCTGGCGCGGTCCAGAGTCCAGAGGACGAAGGGGCGGTCCGCGACCTGCTGGCAAATCCGGATTATCGGCCAAGAGCGGTTCCTACGGACATACCGATTCCGAGAACAGCGCCGACGAGGTGTCCGGCTCTACCGAGTCCGGCAAGGAGGATAAACGCTCGGCTCGCTCGCCAAAACCGTCACAGAAGATTGAGAAGGACGAGCGAAATCGCGAGGTGTCGAGACGCGACGACAAGCGTAGCGCCGACTATCCTCAGGCGCGCAGTGAGAAGAGAGCGTACGACGGGAAGCCCAGCCACGAGGCTTTCGCGCCGTCCGGCGAGCCGTCCCGCCGCGGCAGAGGCGGTTTTCGCATACGAAACACAGCGACGGGCAGTCGCATGGAAGGCTACGGACCGCCGTCTAGCAAGAGCCCGTTCTCGTCGGAACGTAATGCGGACGAGAAGCATCAGCAGCAGAACGTTGGACGACAAAATCCACCGACACCGACTTCGGAGAAAGAGACGAGTCTCCTGCAATCCGCGCCAGTCGAGTCTCTTGACGACAAAATAATTGCGAAGCAACAGGCGCTCACGGCGGGTATCACAGGCAGACGTAACAAATCTCCGAGTCAGCAAACTCAACAGTCTGGTAAACAGGAAGCGAGTCAAGTTGCCGTCCCGTCCCAGAAAGCGCAAATCCGAAAGGATGACTCGCGTTCTAAGAGAACTCGCAGTGGAAGCAGAAGA ggGAGAGATAGTCGTGAAGCTCGTTCGCGTGGCAGCAGTAGCAACGTATCAAAGCAGCCTCAGTCGGACGTAGGCAACGAAGATTGGGAAACCACGTCGGAAAATAGCGAAGAGCACATAGATGATCACAAGGAATCCCGAAACAGTCGCAACAAACATTTCGGTGGACGAGCTATCCAAGCCACGAATCAAAATGCGATCGGCACAAATGTGCATTCCCGTAGAAGCGAGCAGTCGGCGAACGCTCGAGAGCAGCGCGAGAAAAATCCCAAGTCTTCCAATCCGGCGTCGCGAGCCCCGGGCGCGGAGAAGCGAAATCTGCAAAACGCCGGGTTCAGCGCTCAGAAGAATCACGCCGACAGCATACCGCCCTTGATGCAAAACGCGCAGATACAGAACGGCGGAAGGTCCAGGAGTCAGAGTTCGACCAACAGCGGTGCAGTCACGAATAAATCGAGCAACAAGGATAGTATGGTGAATCGCATCGATGAGATCAAACTTGCCGACCCGAACCTAGTGAATCAGGCGCTGAACGAGCTCAACAAAAAGTCGCAGACGAAAGACAAGAAGCTAATGGACTCGGAAATCGAGACGAGTAGTTGCACGGAGGATGCCGGGAATGTCGCGGCGGAGGACAAGGTGGACGCCGACGGTTTCCAGGAAGTGCGCTCGAAGAAGAACGTAAAGGAGTCCAGGCACAGTCAGAAAGAGGAGGCGAAGCCCGTGAAGAGGGATAAGGAAAAGGAACGCGAACGCGATCGTTCGAAAACAAAGTCCAATGGATCGCAGCAGGTCTTGCAACAGGTGCAGAATATCCCGCCCCTGCTCGGCCAGAATATACCGCAGCCGGCGAACATACCGCAAAAGCAGTACGACAATAGGAATTCGAGAAATCCAAGACTCGCACCGCGGTTCCAGCGTCTCGtgaagcagcagcagcagcaaatGTGCGTGACCGACGCGGGTGACATGAGTAAGCTGAACAGCGCCGGCAACACTTACGCGAAGGACTCGTCCAACAGCCCGGCGCCGCCACCGGCGGTCAACGCTTGGGACAAGCCGTTCACCAGCCAGTTGCGCTCGAACTCGCCGTCCGCGGTGCCCGCGGACATTCAATTGATGTCCGCTTTGACGACGCAGAACGATCACAGCCACGAGGGCAACGAGGCGAACTCCGGACACAGCAGCCAGCGGAACTCACCGAGCGGCGAGAAGACCGGGAAGAATCTGAAGGAGGCTCTAGCGGAGAAGAACGTGTCGGACGTGTCGTCGCCACCTGTACAAACTCTCATCTTCGAGAACACGAATTACTCGAAAACCACGAAAACCACCGGACCGACGGATCTTGCGGTGAAATCAAAGTTCTCGAATCACATCAAGACGCAACAGCGAGCCGAGAAGCGTGCGGATATCGAGGAGGACGGCAGCGGCCAGGTGCAACATCAGCAACAAGCGCTCTCCGTCGCGTTCTCCAACAAACCGAACGACTTGATCAAGGACAAGAATCAAGAGCCCATCCAGATGCCGTTGTCGTTCAATAAGAACGAGGACAGCGCCGACATGAAACTGGACTTCACATTCGATTCTGATCTCTCGCAGCTGACGGACGACAAGAGCAAGAGCCTGGGCATGACGCGCTCCATGCACATAGCCGGTGGCCAGAGCACGATATCGCCGTCGACCGCGGAACTAAACCTGAAGATCGCGTCCGTGAAGAAGGTCTGGGAGAACGCGCCGCCGATGCCCACCGTCGTCGAGCACGAggacggcggcggcgtcgtCAGCAGTGCGACCAGTTTCCCGCAGGCGTTTGAGAGCGGCGACGTCGACGACAGTTACAGCCCGCACCAGCAGTACAGTCAGAACAATATGAAAAGTGAAATCACGACATCCACGAACGTGTGCAAG CTGGTTCCCCCGCAGGTGAAGCCGCAGCAACAGTCTTCGGGGAGCAGTGGCACGCAACCGGGATCTACCGTGCCCGGGCCAAGTCCCATCGGAGCCGGTCAAAGTCCCATCGGCCATCCTCCCGTTAGCCTCCAAGGTCCTCTAAGCCCACCTCCGTTCAACTCTACAGGCCAGCCTTCGCACATCAATTATCAG GAGTTCCCGCAATATCCCGGTTCACAAGCTGCGCAATACGGCGGCATGTCGGCCATACCGTCGCCACCGGCGGTGCTGTTCAACACAGGCTCGGGACAACTGCCAGCTCAAGCCGGCGGTTTGTACGGAGCGTTCCAATTAGATCAAAGCCGATCACCGTTCACGCAGTACACGCCGTACGCTCCGTCCCTCCAGAGCTCGTTCAGTCAACAGAACGTGTACTTGCAACaaccgccgccaccgccgccccACGCGCCGAACGCTCCCACACCGGAGATGTATCAGAGCAATTTGTCTCAATACCGCATT ACTGCGGCAGCCGCTCCTCCATTCGGACAGAACCAACAGCTCAGTAACAACCCTAACACGGTACTTATCAGTTCGTCGTCAAATTCTTTAATGTCGGCAAGTGTGAAACCGTCGTCGCAACCAATTGGAGCTATTGGAACTAAAGCTCCGCACTTTCAGACACCGTCTGCTCCTCAACCTAATCAA ttgaCTTACATACCGTACGATCCAAATCAAGTGCTCAGCGTAAGCGGCAGTTACATGGGCAATTCGCAATTAGTGCAGAGACCTGGTCCAAATGTCCAAGCGTCTGCCAATAGTTACTACAGCGCTACGTCTGCCg ACGTGTTTCCTGGATCGCAAACGGGCTTCTATCAGTCCGGCGGTGCCACTCAACAAACTGGAACTCATTACGGTCTGCAAGGATTTGGGCAGCACAGTCAAAGCCTGGCAACGGGCAGTGCAACCCCGGTCGGTCTACAAAACTACGGTCCTGGTTTCTTGTCTAGTTCAGGATTGCAAATAGCCGCGGCGGCTCAGCAATTTCGCAATCCTACTGGCGGTTTACCGGGACCAGGAAATGCGGGACCCACGTTTCTCAGCAAGCACCAACCGCAGGAGCAGCCCAGACAGTTGAAGAGTCCGTCGGGAAATCAACAAGACGTGCTCGCGTCAGTTTTTAGCTCGA CTCCTCAAATACCGTCGCCTAAATCGAGAAATTGCAAACAACAATCTTCGTCACAACAACCACAACCGAGTCCCACGCAACATCACAAATATCAGCAATATCAGGGCGTTAGTCAGTCTGCTCTGGTAAGCAGCTACAATAACTAC GTTTTACAACAGAATGTACGTGGAATGGGTATGCCGCCGCGTGCTGGCATCCAACCTTCACAGCAGCGATACCCACCTCCCATACAACGACCCGTAGTACCATTCGCTCCGGGTCCAAATAATCCCTCGCAGCAGCAGCCTGCTTGTATGCCAacgcaacagcagcaacaagcTCAAATTAACCGTCATAGACCGAATTTGCAccagcaacaacagcagcagcagcaacgtAATATGAAGATGCAGCAGCAATATTACTCATCTCAAG GAAACGTTAAAATGGATTCAACTGACAAATCTGATAATCATAATGACAAGATGAATGATGGTCCTTCTGGAACGCAATCCGGGGGCAACAAGTCCAATGTGAACCAGCAAGATAGTGATAACAATAAGGAGGAAGTGAATCAGCAAAACGAGTGA